A part of Chloroflexota bacterium genomic DNA contains:
- a CDS encoding L,D-transpeptidase family protein, with amino-acid sequence MQTAQPAQSRAKSNIPTGSRRRSHQRPGPALWVVLGALVVLIPLVLICCAIITFQVMQWNLPGVTIFDQSVGMMSYDDTVEWIDSYWNQARLITLQNPDDPDFSYIVIPADLGYWVDPTATADAAYAIGRDSTPFEEITAALWGQPQTVLPVMYFDESLARQTLETLSTDLTIPATEASVAYQDGEWVAVGGATGQGLDLDATLQNVYVNAFPILLTQSVALTMQETPPAISDLTPVIGEIEALISQDLTLTAYDPITDDRTVWSVPAEIKRNWVAVDPVSYAISLDIDPDDLPALLDNWKESLSEDASLSFDVNPSEIVEDWQNGLDPIVIVQHAPTTYRVSAGESLWAISLKLGMPMWRIMDANEGLTTSNIEAGMLLTIPSKNDLLPLPVIPNKRIVVVISSQRMTVYEDGEVRNIYVVSTGIASSPTMAGVFQVQTHEINAYASNWDLYMPHFMGIYEAWPGFMNGIHGLPLLSSGTRLWASSLGSPASYGCIILDLGAAEDLYDWAEDGVVIEITP; translated from the coding sequence ATGCAGACTGCCCAACCGGCCCAGAGCCGCGCCAAATCAAATATTCCCACCGGCAGCCGACGCCGGTCGCACCAACGACCCGGGCCGGCACTTTGGGTTGTTCTGGGCGCGCTGGTAGTCTTGATCCCGCTTGTGCTGATCTGCTGCGCGATCATCACCTTCCAGGTCATGCAGTGGAACCTCCCCGGTGTGACGATCTTTGACCAGTCAGTCGGGATGATGTCCTATGATGACACCGTGGAATGGATTGACAGCTACTGGAACCAGGCCCGTCTGATCACCCTTCAAAACCCTGACGATCCGGATTTCAGCTATATCGTCATCCCCGCTGACCTGGGCTATTGGGTGGATCCAACGGCCACTGCCGATGCCGCCTATGCCATTGGCCGGGATTCAACGCCTTTTGAAGAAATCACCGCTGCGCTCTGGGGTCAGCCCCAGACCGTCCTGCCGGTGATGTATTTTGATGAGTCTCTGGCCCGCCAAACCCTGGAAACCCTCTCCACCGATCTGACCATCCCAGCCACAGAAGCCTCCGTCGCCTACCAGGATGGCGAATGGGTTGCAGTGGGCGGCGCCACCGGACAGGGACTGGATCTGGATGCCACGCTTCAAAACGTCTATGTCAACGCCTTTCCCATCCTGCTCACACAATCCGTTGCGCTGACCATGCAGGAGACACCTCCCGCGATCAGCGACCTCACACCTGTCATTGGTGAGATTGAAGCCCTCATATCACAGGACCTGACCCTGACAGCTTATGACCCGATCACCGATGACCGTACGGTTTGGTCCGTGCCAGCCGAAATCAAGCGCAACTGGGTTGCGGTCGATCCGGTCAGCTATGCAATCTCTCTGGATATTGACCCGGATGACTTGCCGGCCCTTTTGGATAATTGGAAAGAATCCCTCAGCGAGGATGCCTCGCTTTCTTTTGATGTGAACCCCAGCGAAATCGTCGAAGATTGGCAAAACGGTCTGGACCCGATCGTGATCGTCCAGCATGCCCCCACCACCTACCGTGTGAGTGCCGGAGAAAGCCTCTGGGCGATCTCCCTCAAGCTGGGTATGCCGATGTGGCGCATCATGGATGCCAACGAAGGCCTGACCACCTCCAACATCGAGGCCGGCATGCTGCTAACCATCCCCTCCAAGAATGACCTGCTCCCGCTGCCGGTGATCCCTAATAAACGCATCGTCGTGGTTATCAGCAGCCAGCGGATGACGGTCTATGAAGATGGCGAAGTTCGCAATATCTATGTCGTCAGCACCGGCATTGCCAGCTCCCCCACCATGGCGGGGGTCTTCCAGGTGCAAACCCACGAGATTAATGCTTACGCCTCCAATTGGGACCTCTATATGCCGCATTTTATGGGCATCTATGAAGCCTGGCCGGGCTTTATGAACGGTATCCATGGCCTGCCCCTGCTCTCCAGCGGCACCCGCCTCTGGGCCAGCTCCCTGGGCTCCCCGGCCTCCTATGGCTGCATCATCCTAGACCTGGGTGCTGCCGAAGACCTCTATGATTGGGCTGAGGATGGCGTGGTCATCGAAATTACACCTTAA
- a CDS encoding glutamate--tRNA ligase gives MSMVRTRFAPSPTGYMHIGNLRTALYAYLTARRNGGVFILRIEDTDQVRNIPEAVAAIYKGLALAGLDYDEGPDKDGGYGPYIQSDRLPLYKQYAQELLDMGAAYRCFCKKEDQPEGEDKLARRDPCRLLTPEQIEEKTAAGESYVIRQRIPDEGSTTFVDHVYGEITIENAQLDDQVLLKSDGFPTYNFANVVDDHLMAISHVMRGQEYLSSTPKYNLLYQNFGWEIPEYVHLPLIIKEDGTKFSKRLGDPSFEDLVKMGYLPEAIVNYIALLGWSPGNDQEFFTLAELEEVFSIDRINKSSAAFSFDKLTWLNGEHVRALSLEAFHELVSTYYPPELSAYDRLKISGLLQVRTEKLTDIPEMVAFFVEVPEYDVDLYTHDKSKSDQTSSLSVLKGVLPLLADIKTFDNDNLFQMLKQFGKENGFKTGTVMWPIRTALSGVPTTPGGATALAEILGRKETLKRVEAGIAKLEAAAG, from the coding sequence ATTTCTATGGTACGAACACGATTTGCGCCCAGCCCAACGGGTTATATGCACATCGGCAATTTGCGAACGGCACTTTATGCCTATCTGACCGCGCGTCGTAATGGCGGCGTTTTTATTTTACGAATTGAAGACACCGATCAGGTTCGCAACATCCCTGAGGCTGTTGCCGCAATCTATAAAGGTCTGGCTTTGGCTGGCTTGGACTACGATGAAGGCCCCGATAAGGATGGTGGTTATGGCCCCTATATCCAATCGGACCGTCTGCCGCTCTATAAGCAATATGCCCAGGAACTGTTGGACATGGGTGCGGCTTACCGCTGTTTCTGCAAGAAGGAAGATCAGCCTGAGGGCGAGGATAAACTTGCCCGTCGGGACCCCTGCCGGCTGCTGACCCCTGAGCAAATCGAAGAGAAGACGGCCGCAGGTGAATCCTACGTGATCCGCCAGCGTATCCCGGATGAGGGCAGCACCACTTTTGTGGACCATGTCTATGGTGAGATCACCATCGAGAATGCCCAACTGGACGATCAGGTCCTGTTGAAATCGGACGGCTTCCCGACTTATAACTTCGCCAATGTGGTGGATGACCACCTGATGGCGATCTCGCATGTGATGCGCGGGCAGGAATATCTTTCCTCCACACCGAAGTACAACCTGCTCTATCAGAATTTCGGCTGGGAAATCCCTGAGTATGTCCATTTGCCCTTGATCATCAAGGAAGATGGCACTAAGTTCAGCAAGCGGCTGGGCGATCCTTCCTTTGAGGATTTGGTCAAGATGGGTTATCTGCCTGAAGCGATTGTCAATTACATCGCGCTGCTGGGTTGGAGCCCGGGGAATGATCAGGAATTCTTCACCCTGGCAGAACTGGAAGAGGTCTTCTCCATTGACCGGATCAATAAGTCCAGCGCCGCATTCTCATTTGATAAGCTGACCTGGCTGAATGGTGAGCATGTCCGTGCGCTTTCGTTGGAAGCCTTTCACGAGTTAGTCTCCACCTATTATCCACCGGAGCTTTCCGCTTATGATAGGCTGAAGATCAGCGGATTATTGCAGGTGCGAACGGAGAAGTTGACCGATATCCCCGAGATGGTGGCCTTCTTCGTTGAGGTGCCGGAATATGACGTGGACCTTTATACCCACGACAAATCCAAATCCGACCAGACGAGCAGTCTGTCGGTGCTCAAAGGCGTGCTGCCTTTGCTGGCGGATATCAAGACTTTTGATAATGACAACCTGTTCCAGATGTTGAAGCAGTTCGGCAAGGAAAACGGCTTCAAGACCGGGACGGTGATGTGGCCGATCCGGACCGCACTTTCGGGCGTGCCCACCACACCGGGTGGCGCAACAGCTTTGGCTGAGATCCTTGGTCGAAAAGAGACTCTCAAGCGGGTGGAAGCCGGGATCGCCAAGCTGGAAGCCGCAGCCGGGTAA
- a CDS encoding aminoglycoside phosphotransferase family protein: MPNLSIQEFLPQAIRYLQEAQPEGIPDWGADQPFEVSPLAQGEYNLNFLVRQGKTQWVLRVNSRSEIGLSNAEQISYEYQTLKLLAPINVAPQPYFVDASLTHLPHGVLGMAYCSGDFLVYQRDLVPAARLMARYHQLAVPEAQNHLRREEYPLTQTYNHCRQMAQVYLESELANLELSIYLREVLDWAEEARHREDYFLHAPWQCLINTEVNNTNWIVDRTNGAIHLVDWDKPMWGDPSHDLSHFRVPTTTLWKTDYRLSPEDIKQLMTAYKDAIADPHLRNTIEERTRLRDPFNCLRAITWSAMAWVQYQRDEHLVKNADTFRKLDLYTNLEFVRSIFDPYLHS, from the coding sequence ATGCCCAATCTCTCCATCCAGGAATTCCTTCCCCAAGCGATCCGTTATCTGCAGGAAGCCCAGCCAGAGGGCATCCCAGATTGGGGCGCGGACCAACCCTTTGAGGTCAGCCCCCTGGCGCAAGGGGAATACAACCTCAATTTCCTGGTGCGGCAGGGTAAAACTCAATGGGTACTGCGGGTAAATTCCCGCTCTGAGATCGGGCTTTCCAACGCTGAGCAGATAAGCTATGAATATCAGACCCTCAAGCTGCTGGCACCGATAAACGTCGCCCCCCAACCCTATTTTGTGGATGCCAGCCTAACCCATCTCCCCCACGGCGTGCTGGGAATGGCCTACTGCTCCGGTGACTTTCTGGTTTATCAACGCGACCTGGTGCCCGCCGCCCGGTTGATGGCGCGCTATCACCAACTCGCAGTTCCCGAAGCGCAGAACCACCTCCGCCGGGAGGAATACCCCCTAACCCAAACCTACAACCACTGCCGGCAAATGGCGCAAGTCTACCTTGAGTCGGAACTGGCAAACCTGGAGCTGAGCATCTATTTGCGAGAGGTGCTGGATTGGGCCGAGGAAGCCCGCCACCGCGAGGACTATTTTTTACACGCCCCCTGGCAGTGCCTGATCAACACCGAAGTGAACAACACCAACTGGATCGTGGACCGCACAAACGGCGCCATCCATCTGGTAGATTGGGACAAGCCGATGTGGGGCGATCCCTCTCATGACCTGTCGCATTTCCGCGTGCCCACCACCACGCTTTGGAAAACGGATTACCGCCTTTCACCCGAGGACATCAAGCAGTTGATGACCGCCTACAAGGATGCCATCGCTGACCCCCACCTGCGGAATACGATTGAAGAGCGCACCCGCCTACGGGACCCTTTCAACTGTCTGCGCGCCATCACCTGGAGCGCAATGGCCTGGGTGCAGTACCAGCGGGATGAGCACCTGGTAAAAAATGCGGACACCTTCCGTAAATTGGATCTTTATACAAATTTAGAATTCGTGCGAAGCATCTTTGATCCGTATTTACATTCCTAA